A DNA window from Bradyrhizobium sp. CCBAU 53421 contains the following coding sequences:
- a CDS encoding alpha/beta hydrolase, producing the protein MMPADHSRRTIIKCIGVAAAAGVLGAAPAQAAVAVPAEGEIWSNEYWAKKGDIPLWMFRKRIGAPRPGEPARPVVFFVHGSSVTSRVFDLTVPGKGEYSLLNVFARYGFDCWTMDHENYGKSGRTSGNADIASGVEDLKAAVEVIARETGQARYHFVGESSGALRAGAFAMAAPERIDRLVFAAFTYKGEGSPTLAKRAEQLAYYRSHNMRKRDRDMIRSIATRDRPGTSDPAVMEALADVEMQFGDQIPTGTYLDMTANLPVVHPEKVLAPVLLVRGEYDGIAAVPDLEEFFNKLPNGDRQFIILPGTAHSVALATNRELFWHVTRAFLTMPAPIVT; encoded by the coding sequence ATGATGCCAGCGGACCATTCGCGGCGCACCATCATCAAGTGCATCGGCGTTGCGGCGGCGGCCGGCGTGCTCGGCGCAGCGCCGGCGCAGGCCGCGGTCGCAGTTCCTGCCGAGGGAGAAATATGGAGCAACGAATATTGGGCGAAGAAGGGTGACATCCCGCTGTGGATGTTTCGCAAGCGGATCGGCGCGCCCAGGCCGGGCGAGCCGGCGCGGCCTGTGGTGTTCTTCGTCCACGGCTCGTCGGTGACGTCGAGGGTGTTCGACCTCACGGTGCCCGGCAAGGGCGAGTATTCGCTGCTCAACGTCTTTGCGCGTTACGGCTTCGACTGCTGGACCATGGATCACGAGAACTACGGCAAGTCGGGCCGCACCTCAGGCAATGCCGACATCGCAAGCGGGGTCGAGGACCTGAAGGCGGCGGTCGAGGTGATCGCGCGCGAGACCGGGCAGGCGAGATATCACTTCGTCGGCGAATCCTCCGGCGCGCTGCGGGCGGGTGCCTTCGCGATGGCCGCGCCGGAGCGGATCGACCGCCTGGTGTTCGCCGCCTTCACCTACAAGGGCGAGGGCTCGCCGACATTGGCAAAGCGCGCCGAGCAGCTTGCCTATTACCGCAGCCACAACATGCGCAAGCGCGACCGCGACATGATCCGCTCGATCGCGACCCGCGACAGGCCCGGCACGTCCGACCCCGCCGTGATGGAAGCGCTGGCCGACGTCGAGATGCAGTTCGGCGACCAGATCCCGACTGGCACCTATCTCGACATGACCGCCAATCTGCCGGTGGTGCATCCGGAGAAGGTGCTGGCCCCGGTGCTGCTGGTCCGCGGCGAATATGACGGGATCGCGGCCGTCCCCGATCTCGAGGAGTTCTTCAACAAGCTGCCGAATGGCGACCGGCAGTTCATCATCCTGCCGGGCACCGCCCATTCGGTGGCGCTGGCCACCAATCGTGAGCTGTTCTGGCACGTGACGCGGGCATTTCTGACCATGCCGGCGCCGATCGTGACCTGA
- a CDS encoding VOC family protein: MIFVNLPVSNLAHATAFYEAIGAAKNPQFSDDTASCMVISDTIFVMLLTHDKFRQFTSKTIADAKTTSEVLVCLSADNRDAVDGYVTKAKGAGGTADPSPKQDFGFMYGRSFEDPDGHIWEVMWMDLEAATKAQAAAATA; encoded by the coding sequence ATGATCTTCGTCAACCTGCCGGTCAGCAATCTCGCCCATGCCACTGCGTTCTATGAGGCGATCGGCGCGGCCAAGAATCCGCAATTCTCGGACGATACCGCCTCCTGCATGGTGATCTCCGACACCATTTTCGTCATGCTGCTGACCCACGACAAATTCCGGCAGTTCACGTCGAAGACAATCGCCGACGCCAAGACCACGAGCGAAGTGCTGGTCTGTCTCTCCGCCGACAACCGCGACGCCGTCGACGGCTACGTGACCAAGGCGAAGGGCGCGGGCGGCACCGCCGATCCGTCGCCGAAGCAGGATTTCGGCTTCATGTATGGCCGCAGCTTCGAGGATCCCGACGGCCACATCTGGGAAGTGATGTGGATGGACCTCGAAGCCGCGACGAAGGCGCAGGCCGCCGCGGCCACTGCCTGA
- a CDS encoding HAMP domain-containing sensor histidine kinase, producing MILQWQRLKRVRRSIAVLSATLIGAVTTIMLICAAALLIRFGGDDDGTWAAADVADALKEAVIRNENGQLALKRTSRLDEITRSFPTFWYVVSDKSGEVSYGPIPKWRPQKTQTSRDGTSFLAYAFDGETTNLKKMAAVRNTPVGEVWIETGGVAYTAAQLTTGMLTDATIVALPIILVLAATAFTAMVFVPTLIARPVRAVAAAAEMIDGVSDGRRLPEKDAPAELLPLVAAFNRALSRIDVASKAQRNFLSNAAHELRTPLTNARTILEQVQDDPLRARLIAENQKLSSIVTMLLQLARISAEPAELIEMDLAALARRVAAEHVPMALKNGSDVEFTEPRHPVWVRGSETAIAVALSNLIRNAVTHGGAGGSVLIEVGAPARLSVIDHGSGLQLGQPELLLEPFKRGSTRTEGTGLGLSIVSQVMTTHGGTVALCETPGGGTTVELNFPVPGCRQADLPPARKAVQAMTEVRPDGISIA from the coding sequence ATGATTTTGCAATGGCAAAGGCTCAAGCGTGTCCGTCGCTCGATCGCGGTGCTGTCCGCGACGCTGATCGGCGCCGTAACGACCATCATGCTGATCTGCGCGGCAGCGTTGCTGATCCGGTTTGGCGGTGACGACGACGGCACCTGGGCCGCCGCCGACGTCGCCGATGCATTGAAGGAAGCCGTCATCCGCAACGAGAACGGGCAACTGGCTCTGAAGCGGACGTCGCGGCTGGACGAGATCACCCGCAGTTTCCCGACATTCTGGTATGTCGTGTCCGACAAGAGCGGCGAGGTCAGCTACGGCCCGATCCCGAAGTGGCGTCCGCAAAAAACCCAGACGTCGCGTGACGGGACGAGCTTCCTCGCCTATGCGTTCGACGGCGAGACCACCAATCTGAAGAAGATGGCCGCGGTCAGGAATACGCCTGTCGGCGAGGTGTGGATCGAAACCGGCGGCGTGGCCTATACGGCGGCACAACTGACCACCGGAATGCTCACCGATGCGACGATCGTCGCGCTCCCGATCATCCTCGTGCTGGCGGCGACGGCGTTCACCGCGATGGTGTTCGTGCCGACGCTGATCGCGCGTCCGGTCCGGGCCGTCGCGGCGGCCGCCGAGATGATCGACGGGGTTTCGGATGGCCGCCGATTGCCGGAAAAAGATGCGCCGGCCGAGCTCTTGCCGCTCGTCGCGGCCTTCAACCGCGCGCTGTCGCGGATAGACGTCGCTTCGAAAGCGCAGCGAAATTTCCTCTCGAATGCGGCGCACGAGCTTCGGACGCCCCTGACCAATGCGCGCACCATCCTCGAGCAGGTCCAGGATGATCCGTTGCGTGCAAGGCTGATTGCCGAGAACCAGAAGCTGTCGTCGATCGTCACCATGCTGCTCCAGCTGGCGCGGATCTCAGCCGAACCTGCCGAGCTGATCGAGATGGATCTTGCGGCGCTGGCGCGCAGGGTTGCGGCCGAACACGTGCCGATGGCGCTGAAGAACGGCAGCGATGTCGAGTTCACCGAGCCTCGTCACCCGGTCTGGGTGCGCGGCTCGGAAACCGCGATCGCCGTCGCGCTCTCGAATCTGATCCGGAACGCCGTGACCCATGGCGGCGCAGGCGGCTCCGTCCTCATCGAGGTCGGAGCACCCGCGCGGTTGAGCGTCATTGACCACGGATCGGGTCTCCAACTTGGTCAGCCCGAATTGCTGCTGGAGCCTTTCAAGCGCGGAAGCACCCGCACGGAAGGAACGGGACTGGGGCTTTCGATCGTGTCCCAGGTGATGACCACCCACGGCGGCACCGTTGCCCTCTGCGAGACGCCTGGCGGCGGCACCACGGTCGAACTGAACTTTCCGGTCCCCGGCTGCCGGCAAGCCGACCTGCCTCCAGCCAGAAAAGCCGTCCAAGCCATGACCGAAGTCCGGCCGGACGGCATTTCCATCGCCTGA
- a CDS encoding response regulator transcription factor: MRVLVVEDDPQLGPWLRDTLATAFGASDMVTTLEEGRAAVAVRSFELVVIDRGLPDGDGLALLRDLKQQKPSPATIVLTALDDPLDIARALDEGADDYVAKPFEPIELIARAKAVLRRLFLDRGAVVRIGNLSYDVLNREVCVDHEPIVVPRRELAILEAMVRRIGRVVLRETLEVAAYSFDDEIQSNAIEAHVSRLRRRLRAANCKVVIKPVRGLGYLLSGE; encoded by the coding sequence GTGCGAGTTCTGGTCGTGGAGGATGACCCTCAGCTTGGGCCATGGCTGCGGGATACGTTGGCTACGGCCTTCGGCGCATCCGACATGGTCACGACGCTCGAGGAGGGGCGTGCCGCGGTCGCGGTGCGAAGCTTCGAACTCGTCGTGATCGACCGTGGACTGCCGGATGGCGACGGCCTCGCCTTGCTGCGCGACCTGAAGCAGCAGAAGCCCAGCCCCGCGACGATCGTGCTGACGGCGCTTGATGACCCCCTTGATATCGCGCGCGCCCTCGACGAGGGCGCGGACGACTACGTGGCCAAGCCATTCGAGCCTATCGAGCTGATTGCGAGAGCCAAGGCAGTGCTGCGACGTCTCTTCCTCGATCGAGGGGCGGTCGTTCGCATCGGCAATCTGAGCTACGACGTCCTCAATCGCGAGGTCTGCGTCGATCACGAGCCGATCGTCGTCCCGCGGCGCGAACTGGCGATCCTGGAAGCGATGGTGCGGCGGATCGGGCGCGTGGTCCTGCGCGAGACCCTTGAAGTTGCCGCCTACAGCTTTGACGACGAGATTCAATCGAACGCAATCGAGGCGCATGTTTCGCGGCTGCGCCGGCGCCTCCGCGCGGCCAACTGCAAGGTCGTGATCAAACCGGTCCGCGGCCTCGGATATCTTTTGAGTGGCGAATGA
- a CDS encoding glycosyltransferase family 39 protein produces the protein MAKRSDRSPAAWRRPFNRWLEGVEAGWSVPLLLACFVGIWTVYLSVAYHGAGLHPDVLETWTYGRHFAWGYPKHPPLMGWITGAWTSVFPLTDWSLQLMAMTNAALALWFVDLIARRFVTGHKRLIVLLLLMLTPAYQFHAQRFNANAVLLAVWPLATYCFLRAFETRALLWAIAAGVTASLAMLGKYYSVFLVASFALSAIIHPQRRAYFTSSSPWISAAVGLIALFPHLHWLATTGAEPVHYAATHVGADFLTSLRDAVNFLLGLAAATSLSAATWAMITGYRIRRLPRDLAAADPNLKLLCHVAIGTIALPFATSILLGTDLPSLWALQGLFLLAVVVVCSTRYRIERFYAVNAALLVAGIAIVATAMAAPAHALYRNSYGYEEGRNVYHQAADKLTRLWREEMGTPLAIIGGNDSLGLAVAFYSADHPHYGDPFAYQYSLPLPREVTPERGWAALCFDDQDDCLEWTERMAAHAGRYVRREFSVQSSLFGIPGVKRTLVAFLVAPLREPDDASSSLANDAGQSPGHVAPQTEPPLRAEPDVALPENQPPGNVPQMIDPGGNMRVEHRAARSRP, from the coding sequence ATGGCCAAGCGGTCAGATCGCAGCCCGGCGGCTTGGCGCCGTCCATTCAATCGATGGCTGGAGGGCGTCGAGGCAGGGTGGTCGGTGCCGCTGCTGCTCGCCTGCTTCGTCGGCATCTGGACGGTGTATCTGTCGGTCGCCTATCACGGCGCCGGCCTGCATCCGGACGTGCTGGAGACCTGGACCTATGGCAGGCATTTCGCGTGGGGTTATCCCAAGCACCCGCCGTTGATGGGCTGGATCACCGGCGCGTGGACCTCGGTCTTTCCGCTCACCGATTGGTCGCTGCAGCTGATGGCGATGACCAATGCAGCGCTGGCGTTGTGGTTCGTCGACCTCATCGCAAGACGGTTCGTGACCGGGCACAAGCGCCTGATCGTGCTGCTGCTGCTGATGCTGACCCCGGCCTACCAGTTTCACGCCCAGCGCTTCAACGCCAACGCCGTGTTGCTCGCGGTCTGGCCGCTTGCGACCTACTGCTTCCTCCGCGCCTTTGAGACCAGGGCGCTGCTTTGGGCGATTGCTGCCGGTGTCACGGCATCGCTTGCGATGCTGGGCAAGTACTATTCCGTCTTTCTGGTCGCGAGCTTCGCGTTGTCGGCAATCATCCATCCCCAGCGACGCGCTTATTTCACGTCCAGTTCGCCCTGGATATCGGCCGCGGTCGGGCTGATCGCGCTGTTCCCGCATCTGCACTGGCTGGCCACGACAGGTGCGGAGCCTGTCCACTATGCCGCGACACATGTCGGGGCCGATTTCCTGACCTCGCTGCGGGATGCGGTCAATTTTCTGCTCGGCCTTGCTGCGGCGACAAGCCTGTCCGCTGCGACGTGGGCGATGATAACAGGGTATCGCATTAGGCGCCTTCCTCGGGATCTCGCGGCGGCGGATCCCAACCTGAAGCTGCTCTGCCACGTCGCGATCGGCACAATCGCGCTTCCCTTCGCCACGTCCATATTGCTCGGCACCGATTTGCCGTCGCTCTGGGCGCTTCAGGGATTGTTCCTGCTGGCGGTGGTCGTCGTGTGCAGCACGCGTTATCGCATCGAGCGGTTCTATGCGGTCAATGCAGCGCTGCTGGTTGCCGGGATAGCGATCGTTGCCACCGCGATGGCGGCCCCGGCCCATGCGCTCTACCGCAACAGCTACGGTTACGAGGAAGGGCGAAATGTCTATCACCAGGCGGCAGACAAGCTCACCCGGCTGTGGCGCGAAGAGATGGGCACGCCTCTGGCGATCATTGGCGGCAACGACAGCCTGGGGCTTGCGGTGGCTTTCTACAGCGCCGATCACCCGCACTATGGCGATCCCTTTGCGTACCAGTATTCATTGCCATTGCCGCGCGAGGTGACACCGGAGCGCGGCTGGGCGGCGCTCTGTTTCGATGACCAGGACGATTGCCTCGAATGGACCGAACGAATGGCGGCCCACGCCGGGCGCTATGTCAGGCGCGAGTTTTCCGTGCAATCGAGCCTGTTCGGAATTCCGGGCGTCAAGCGAACCCTGGTCGCATTCCTGGTGGCGCCGCTTCGTGAGCCGGACGACGCATCGTCAAGCCTTGCCAATGATGCCGGTCAGAGTCCGGGACATGTCGCTCCGCAAACGGAGCCGCCGCTCCGCGCCGAGCCTGATGTCGCGCTGCCGGAAAATCAGCCGCCGGGAAATGTGCCGCAGATGATCGATCCGGGGGGCAACATGCGCGTGGAACATCGCGCGGCACGATCGCGCCCGTAA
- a CDS encoding FecR domain-containing protein, whose protein sequence is MNSRHSFFSFLALGLAVALTAHPVQAQTRVGEAAMVKNEVVRVATSTTPINVGDALLRDETVRTGLESAARLVMADSTNLSLGPNASLKLDRTVFDDEHHYRDVAIRLTSGAFRFVTGHSNKAAYTITTPLATIGVRGTVLDILSQRGKTTVVLQEGASTVCTSNRQCIDLTQPGDTAIITSSGGRTTIQKTNNPPWTFAATCTQAAGLCTVTQFADASPVTPPVEDDPTGMLCGR, encoded by the coding sequence ATGAATTCGCGTCACAGCTTTTTCTCCTTCCTTGCACTCGGTCTTGCGGTCGCACTGACGGCACACCCCGTTCAGGCGCAGACGCGCGTCGGCGAAGCGGCCATGGTGAAGAACGAGGTTGTCCGAGTTGCGACCTCGACCACGCCGATCAATGTCGGCGACGCGCTGCTGCGTGACGAGACCGTGCGCACCGGCCTCGAGAGCGCCGCGCGGCTGGTGATGGCCGACAGCACCAACCTGTCGCTCGGACCGAATGCCTCGCTCAAGCTCGATCGCACCGTGTTCGACGACGAGCATCACTATCGCGATGTCGCAATCCGCCTGACCTCGGGAGCGTTCCGCTTCGTCACCGGCCATTCCAACAAGGCCGCCTACACGATCACCACGCCGCTTGCCACCATCGGCGTTCGCGGCACGGTGCTCGACATCCTGTCACAGCGCGGCAAGACCACCGTGGTGTTGCAGGAAGGCGCATCGACGGTGTGTACGTCGAACCGGCAATGCATCGATCTGACCCAGCCCGGCGACACCGCGATCATCACCTCGAGCGGCGGCCGCACCACGATCCAGAAGACCAACAATCCGCCATGGACCTTCGCCGCGACCTGCACCCAGGCCGCGGGCCTCTGCACCGTCACCCAGTTCGCGGACGCCTCACCGGTGACGCCGCCGGTCGAGGACGACCCGACCGGCATGCTGTGCGGACGGTGA
- a CDS encoding phospholipid carrier-dependent glycosyltransferase: MTIASQSPSVLQQAGARTALVATIIFIVAHVVLLLGITTPDKLYFDEVHYVPAARQMLLPVVEGPILNPMHPPLAKEIIALSIKAFGDVPLGWRYPAALLGALALVAVYLGALALFASQERAIAAVLLAFSNQMLFVQSRIAMLDIFALGFCLFAIAAFIHGFRQKRPQLAFALTGVFAGLACACKWSGLFVLATCIAIVVVIRLMQGWRTRFADANAEDWYRPDLWPDFRLSHFIGCFVLIPAAIYLASFVPLYGFSFTDLVEAQRRIFADNTTTAIAGHTYMSSWPSWPFLARPVWYLFEKVGDDSFAAVVFLGNPLILWPAVIALIVALRDWIVTRSRDAFLVLAFYLGPYLAWALLPRTLGFVYYYLPAATTASFVLVYALTRKGAPRWLLWTFVAVGCAGFIAMLPITVAAIGTSMAIFNRLMLFQSWI; the protein is encoded by the coding sequence TTGACCATCGCATCCCAATCTCCTTCTGTTCTACAGCAGGCCGGCGCGCGCACGGCTCTCGTTGCGACCATCATCTTCATTGTCGCGCATGTCGTGCTGCTGCTCGGGATCACCACACCGGACAAGCTCTATTTCGATGAAGTGCATTACGTGCCGGCGGCGCGCCAGATGCTGTTGCCGGTGGTCGAGGGCCCGATCCTCAACCCGATGCATCCGCCGCTCGCCAAGGAGATCATCGCGCTGTCGATCAAGGCGTTTGGCGACGTGCCGCTCGGATGGCGCTATCCCGCGGCGCTGCTCGGCGCGCTCGCGCTGGTCGCCGTCTATCTCGGCGCGCTCGCGCTGTTCGCTTCGCAGGAACGTGCCATCGCGGCCGTGCTGCTCGCTTTCTCCAACCAGATGCTGTTCGTGCAGTCGCGGATCGCGATGCTGGATATTTTTGCGCTCGGCTTCTGTCTGTTTGCGATCGCAGCCTTCATCCACGGCTTCAGGCAGAAGCGGCCGCAGCTTGCCTTCGCGCTGACGGGCGTCTTCGCCGGGCTTGCCTGCGCCTGCAAATGGAGCGGGCTGTTCGTGCTCGCGACCTGCATTGCGATCGTTGTGGTGATCCGCCTGATGCAGGGCTGGCGCACGCGCTTTGCCGACGCCAACGCGGAGGACTGGTACCGGCCGGACCTGTGGCCGGACTTTCGTCTTTCCCACTTCATCGGCTGTTTCGTGCTGATTCCGGCGGCCATCTATCTCGCGAGCTTCGTGCCGCTGTACGGCTTCTCCTTCACCGACCTCGTCGAGGCACAGCGCCGCATCTTTGCCGACAACACCACGACCGCGATCGCGGGCCACACCTATATGAGCTCATGGCCGTCCTGGCCGTTCCTGGCGCGTCCGGTGTGGTACCTGTTCGAGAAGGTCGGCGATGACAGCTTCGCCGCGGTCGTGTTTCTCGGCAATCCGCTGATCTTGTGGCCGGCGGTGATTGCGCTGATCGTCGCGCTGCGCGACTGGATCGTGACCCGCAGCCGCGACGCCTTTCTCGTGCTGGCGTTCTATCTCGGCCCGTATCTCGCCTGGGCGCTGCTGCCGCGCACGCTCGGTTTCGTCTATTACTATCTGCCGGCTGCGACCACCGCGAGCTTCGTGCTGGTCTATGCCTTGACGCGGAAGGGTGCGCCGCGCTGGCTGTTGTGGACCTTCGTGGCCGTCGGATGCGCGGGCTTCATCGCGATGCTGCCGATCACGGTTGCCGCCATCGGGACCTCGATGGCGATCTTCAATCGGCTGATGCTGTTCCAGAGCTGGATTTGA